From Vitis vinifera cultivar Pinot Noir 40024 chromosome 3, ASM3070453v1, the proteins below share one genomic window:
- the LOC100260664 gene encoding cytochrome P450 CYP82D47: MAHVWNMNSTCQFSQCNHLLFIFFLYVIPFYIFFLHLRSTHRKCDLVCINISVLNRENCENRIYRKPFFSLRPSFSSLWYNLVMGFSLRPQDITVFGLLLATICLLLATVLNAKGNKKRGKRPPEPSGRWPLIGHLHLLGADKLLHRTLGDMADKYGPIFCVRLGLKKTLVVSSWEVAKECYTTSDKVFATRPRSLAIKLIGYDHGSFVFAPYGPYWRDVRKLAMVELLSNRQLEMHKHVQDSEVKILIKELYGQWASNKDGPALVEMKERFGNLALNVVVRAIAGKRYFGTHACGDEPKRAKKAFEDFIILLGLFMVSDVIPFLGWLDTMKGFTAEMKRVAKEVDYVLGSWVEEHRQNRLSANDNGAEQDFIHAMLSVIDDGQFSGRDPDTIIKGTCSNLILAGNDTTSITLTWALSLLLNNRHALKKAQAELEIHVGKHRQVDGSDIKNLVYLQAIVKETLRLYPPGPLSLPHEAMEDCTVAGFHIQAGTRLLVNLWKLHRDPRVWLDPLEFQPERFLTKHAGLDVRGKNYELLPFGSGRRVCPGISFALELTHLTLARLLHGFELGAVADSPVDMTESPGLTAPKATPLEVTIVPRLPFELYSYEAA, from the exons ATGGCACATGTGTGGAACATGAATTCGACCTGTCAATTTTCTCAATGTAATcaccttttatttatattttttctctatGTAATCccgttttatatattttttttacatctaAGAAGCACTCACAGAAAGTGTGACCTGGTATGTATAAATATCTCTGTTCTGAACAGAGAAAACTGTGAAAACAGAATAtatagaaaaccatttttctctCTCCGACCCTCTTTCTCTTCACTCTGGTACAATCTAGTCATGGGATTCTCCCTTCGCCCTCAAGATATCACAGTTTTTGGGCTTCTTCTTGCTACAATCTGTCTGTTGTTGGCAACAGTACTTAATGCCAAAGGGAACAAGAAGAGAGGCAAAAGGCCACCAGAGCCGTCCGGGCGATGGCCTCTTATCGGTCACCTTCATCTTCTAGGAGCAGACAAGCTGCTACATCGGACACTTGGAGACATGGCTGATAAGTATGGACCCATCTTTTGCGTTCGTCTTGGCCTCAAAAAAACATTGGTGGTTAGTAGCTGGGAAGTAGCAAAGGAATGTTACACTACAAGTGACAAGGTATTCGCAACTCGACCAAGATCCTTAGCAATAAAGCTCATAGGCTATGATCATGGCTCGTTTGTCTTTGCTCCTTATGGACCATACTGGCGTGATGTGCGGAAGTTAGCCATGGTTGAGCTGCTGTCAAACCGCCAGCTTGAGATGCACAAGCATGTCCAGGACTCAGAAGTCAAGATCTTAATAAAAGAGCTTTATGGGCAATGGGCAAGCAACAAGGACGGCCCCGCTTTGGTGGAGATGAAGGAAAGATTTGGGAACTTGGCACTGAACGTAGTGGTGAGAGCAATTGCTGGGAAACGGTATTTTGGGACCCATGCCTGTGGTGATGAGCCAAAACGGGCCAAGAAGGCCTTTGAGGATTTCATTATTCTACTGGGGCTGTTCATGGTCTCGGATGTCATCCCTTTTCTCGGCTGGTTGGACACGATGAAAGGGTTTACCGCTGAAATGAAGAGAGTAGCTAAGGAGGTGGATTATGTGCTTGGAAGCTGGGTGGAGGAGCATCGCCAGAATAGGCTTTCTGCGAACGACAATGGGGCTGAGCAAGACTTCATACATGCCATGCTTTCTGTCATAGATGATGGCCAATTCTCTGGTCGTGATCCTGACACCATCATTAAGGGCACTTGCTCG AACCTCATATTAGCTGGCAATGACACAACATCTATCACTCTTACATGGGCCCTCTCTCTTCTACTGAACAACCGCCATGCGCTAAAAAAAGCACAAGCAGAGCTGGAAATCCATGTGGGAAAGCATCGCCAAGTGGATGGATCAGATATAAAAAACCTCGTCTACTTGCAAGCCATCGTCAAGGAAACATTACGATTGTACCCTCCTGGGCCACTTTCCCTGCCACATGAGGCCATGGAAGATTGCACTGTGGCTGGCTTTCACATCCAAGCTGGGACGCGCCTTTTGGTTAATCTCTGGAAGTTGCATCGTGACCCCAGAGTCTGGTTGGACCCTTTGGAGTTCCAACCAGAGAGGTTCCTGACAAAGCATGCAGGTTTGGATGTTAGGGGTAAAAATTATGAACTTCTACCCTTTGGTTCAGGTAGAAGGGTATGCCCAGGAATCTCATTTGCACTGGAGTTGACGCATCTGACGCTAGCCAGACTGCTTCATGGTTTTGAATTGGGAGCGGTTGCAGATTCACCGGTGGATATGACTGAAAGTCCTGGGTTGACTGCCCCCAAAGCAACCCCACTGGAGGTCACCATTGTTCCAAGGCTACCTTTCGAGCTCTATAGTTATGAAGCAGCATAG